The proteins below come from a single Elusimicrobiota bacterium genomic window:
- the rfbC gene encoding dTDP-4-dehydrorhamnose 3,5-epimerase, producing the protein MHITPLPLNGLFLVEARVFRDSRGSFFESFNETDFDTALLPTRFAQDNVSSSGRGTVRGLHFQKPPHAQGKLVRVFHGTVLDVAIDLRKGSPTYGKWHAEELSSENARSLYIPPGFAHGFCVTSESAVFFYKCTTAYSPAAESGILWNDPTLNIDWPVKPGQALVSDKDSRWPPFGDNDSPFVFEVPAK; encoded by the coding sequence ATGCACATCACGCCACTCCCCCTGAACGGCCTCTTTCTCGTTGAGGCCCGCGTGTTTCGCGACTCACGAGGTTCCTTTTTCGAGAGCTTTAACGAAACGGATTTCGACACCGCGCTCTTGCCCACGCGGTTTGCCCAAGACAACGTCAGCTCTTCCGGCCGAGGGACCGTGCGTGGACTCCACTTTCAAAAACCGCCCCACGCCCAGGGGAAACTGGTCCGTGTTTTCCACGGCACGGTGCTCGACGTTGCCATTGATCTTCGAAAGGGGTCGCCGACTTACGGAAAATGGCACGCGGAAGAACTTTCTTCCGAAAATGCCCGGTCCCTCTATATTCCACCCGGTTTTGCTCACGGGTTTTGTGTGACGAGCGAAAGCGCTGTGTTCTTTTACAAATGCACGACCGCCTACAGCCCGGCGGCCGAAAGCGGAATCCTTTGGAACGACCCCACTTTAAACATCGATTGGCCCGTGAAGCCCGGTCAAGCGCTTGTTTCCGACAAGGATAGCCGATGGCCACCGTTCGGGGACAACGACAGCCCGTTCGTTTTTGAAGTTCCCGCTAAATAA
- a CDS encoding sugar kinase, giving the protein MSVVVVGSVALDSVKTPFGERTEALGGSAVYFSYSASFHSDIKLVGVVGRDFPSQHLDLLRRRKINLEGLQVVDGDTFRWSGFYEYDLAEAKTLDTRLNVFEKFVPNLPESYRSADCVFLANIDPDLQLRVLRQVRRPKLVAADTMNLWISTKKEKLKMLCKEIDILILNDGEARQFSGRASLIQAGRLIQSWGPKYVVVKKGEHGVLLFSKKNIFSAPAFPLEEVFDPTGAGDTFAGGFIGFLNKKKNRLDEATLHQALFYGTVMASFTVEKFSLDRLQTVRPVDISRRLALLRRMSRPSVI; this is encoded by the coding sequence GTGAGCGTTGTCGTCGTCGGTTCAGTGGCGTTGGATTCGGTCAAAACACCTTTTGGAGAAAGGACGGAAGCTCTGGGGGGCTCGGCGGTCTATTTTTCTTATTCGGCCAGTTTCCATTCGGATATAAAGCTGGTGGGTGTGGTGGGACGTGATTTCCCTTCCCAGCATCTCGATCTGCTCCGCCGCCGGAAAATAAATTTGGAGGGGCTTCAGGTCGTCGACGGGGACACGTTTCGTTGGTCGGGTTTTTACGAATATGATTTGGCGGAGGCCAAAACGCTGGACACGCGTTTAAACGTTTTTGAAAAGTTTGTCCCAAATCTTCCCGAAAGCTATCGATCGGCAGATTGCGTTTTCTTGGCCAATATTGACCCTGATCTTCAATTGCGGGTCTTGCGGCAGGTTCGACGTCCCAAGTTGGTGGCAGCGGACACCATGAATTTGTGGATTTCCACAAAGAAAGAAAAACTCAAAATGTTGTGCAAAGAGATCGATATCCTTATATTGAATGATGGGGAAGCCAGGCAGTTTTCGGGGCGTGCTAGCCTCATTCAAGCGGGTCGGCTTATCCAGTCCTGGGGTCCGAAATATGTGGTCGTCAAAAAAGGGGAACACGGCGTGTTGCTGTTTTCAAAAAAAAATATTTTCAGCGCGCCCGCGTTTCCTCTAGAAGAGGTGTTTGATCCCACGGGGGCGGGGGACACGTTCGCGGGTGGGTTTATAGGGTTCCTCAACAAAAAAAAGAACCGATTGGACGAAGCCACGCTCCACCAAGCCCTTTTCTATGGAACCGTGATGGCCAGTTTTACGGTAGAAAAGTTTTCGCTTGATCGACTCCAAACGGTCCGTCCCGTCGATATCTCTCGCCGCCTTGCCTTGTTGAGGCGGATGTCTCGCCCTTCCGTTATTTAG
- the mltG gene encoding endolytic transglycosylase MltG, with protein sequence MKKRIVLLGVLLGIFGGGGPLLGILLWVNTPPPEAMGGLIEILPGASARVISRRLKEDGHVRSSRWIEMLARVTRADQKLKAGLYRIPAQERADRILRFLVQGRGATVRVTVPEGFAVWQIAERLESKGVCRAEEFRAVATPWEGFLFPDTYFFDPGSPVSEPLRVMQNRFNVVWQEVFLSAVQAGGVRFPDGQEAVVPEGPDGVMLSADGRRWTVRQIVTLASLIERETRRADERTRVSAVYHNRLKIRMRLECDPTVQYALGGWKNPLYKKDIEVDSPYNTYRRYGLPPGPIASPGRDSLTAAMAPAPVDFLFFVSDGEGGHRFSTSYGDHRRAVRAFRRFKKE encoded by the coding sequence ATGAAAAAACGGATTGTCCTTTTGGGAGTGTTGCTCGGAATTTTTGGGGGCGGGGGGCCGCTCTTGGGAATACTTCTTTGGGTGAATACACCACCTCCTGAGGCGATGGGAGGATTGATTGAAATTCTGCCCGGTGCCAGCGCGCGGGTGATCTCGCGACGGTTGAAGGAGGACGGTCACGTTCGATCTTCTCGGTGGATCGAGATGCTGGCGCGGGTGACGCGGGCAGATCAAAAACTGAAAGCGGGCCTCTATCGTATTCCCGCTCAGGAGCGAGCGGATCGAATTTTGCGGTTTCTTGTTCAGGGGCGTGGGGCCACGGTCCGGGTGACGGTTCCTGAAGGCTTTGCTGTTTGGCAAATCGCCGAGAGGTTGGAATCCAAGGGCGTTTGTCGGGCCGAAGAATTTCGAGCGGTGGCCACTCCCTGGGAAGGCTTTCTTTTCCCGGACACCTACTTTTTTGATCCGGGTTCGCCCGTTTCAGAACCCCTGCGTGTGATGCAAAATCGATTTAACGTTGTTTGGCAGGAGGTGTTTCTCTCCGCGGTCCAGGCCGGTGGGGTCCGGTTTCCGGATGGGCAAGAAGCTGTTGTTCCCGAAGGGCCCGACGGGGTGATGCTGTCCGCGGATGGGCGGCGGTGGACGGTACGTCAGATCGTGACCCTCGCTTCCCTCATCGAACGGGAAACGCGCCGGGCGGACGAACGCACACGGGTCTCCGCTGTTTATCATAACCGTTTAAAAATCCGCATGCGCTTGGAATGTGATCCCACTGTCCAATACGCTTTAGGGGGATGGAAAAATCCTCTCTATAAAAAAGATATTGAAGTGGATTCCCCCTACAACACGTATCGCCGTTACGGCCTTCCTCCAGGGCCCATCGCTAGTCCAGGTCGGGATTCCTTGACGGCGGCCATGGCCCCTGCCCCTGTGGACTTCCTCTTCTTTGTCTCGGACGGGGAGGGTGGGCATCGATTCTCCACATCCTATGGCGACCATCGTCGCGCGGTCCGCGCGTTTCGACGATTCAAAAAGGAATAA
- the ruvX gene encoding Holliday junction resolvase RuvX translates to MESVYLGVDWGRRRVGVAVSDELGRMAHPLQTLEPKSLAGLIQALSDLARDRGASGIVLGLPKNMSGTEGESASAVRRLAERLERVGLPVIFWDERLSSWEAESRLRDGPGMGRSKGRVDRAAATLLLQAFLDKKRGETL, encoded by the coding sequence GTGGAGAGTGTTTATCTGGGTGTGGACTGGGGGCGTCGACGGGTTGGGGTTGCCGTTTCTGATGAGTTGGGTCGGATGGCACATCCTCTTCAGACATTGGAGCCCAAATCACTTGCGGGGCTCATTCAGGCTTTGAGTGATTTGGCCCGTGACAGAGGAGCGTCTGGGATAGTTTTGGGGTTGCCCAAAAACATGAGCGGGACAGAAGGGGAAAGTGCCTCCGCTGTTCGACGGTTGGCGGAGCGGCTGGAACGTGTGGGTTTGCCGGTCATTTTTTGGGATGAGCGGCTGAGCAGTTGGGAAGCCGAATCTCGTTTGAGGGATGGGCCTGGAATGGGACGCTCGAAAGGGCGGGTGGATCGCGCGGCGGCCACCTTGCTCCTCCAAGCTTTCCTGGACAAAAAGCGGGGGGAGACCCTATGA
- a CDS encoding response regulator produces MKPLILLVEDDSEMRNVTRIILNRAGYQVIDVGSAEEALKIVFQESPNLLVADIRLPGISGVKLCEILRNDQRTRTVPVLLLTSLLKTEDKVEGLQTGADDYMTKPYEASEFLARVASLLRRTGRSFVLSEAPPATRPSVDQKSQQEEADYFKSSDRRCFRVVLSDLFSTFRRFLNLPMLWVLLRETMGQRRLRREPEPDLVMEDSTEVVAYATAGRREGGFRAVYLHHAARISLAIQGCSRVVDLACGPATQLAEVAQLNPDISFVGVDMSDSMLDQARAYIQGRGLTNVTFQKSDVTQLGIFEEGSVDGVISTVALHHLPTREHLKDCFREIRRILKPGGAIFLADLGRLKSLKSVLYFAYKEEKTQPYLFNLDFERSLRASFSLKDFQVLTRECLPASAQVYSTHGVPLFIFVKTPDRPLPPVLSTNLRLQRAALPRKFRRDLDDMVFFFRMGGLKNNPFN; encoded by the coding sequence ATGAAACCACTCATTCTTCTCGTTGAAGACGATTCGGAAATGCGAAATGTGACACGGATTATTTTAAATCGGGCGGGATACCAGGTGATTGATGTGGGATCCGCCGAAGAAGCCTTAAAAATTGTTTTTCAAGAGTCTCCGAACCTCCTGGTGGCGGACATTCGATTGCCCGGGATTTCAGGGGTAAAGTTATGCGAAATCCTTCGCAATGACCAGCGCACGCGAACGGTCCCGGTGCTTCTCCTCACGTCGCTATTAAAAACAGAAGACAAAGTCGAAGGTTTGCAAACCGGGGCAGATGATTACATGACAAAACCCTATGAGGCTTCCGAATTTTTGGCCCGGGTGGCGAGCCTTCTTCGCCGAACAGGCCGCTCATTCGTTCTTTCCGAGGCCCCTCCTGCGACGAGGCCTTCCGTGGATCAAAAATCACAACAGGAAGAAGCGGATTATTTTAAATCGTCCGATCGTCGTTGCTTCCGTGTGGTCCTATCTGATTTGTTTTCTACGTTTCGACGGTTTTTGAATTTGCCGATGCTCTGGGTTTTGCTTCGGGAAACGATGGGGCAACGCCGCTTGCGCAGAGAACCTGAACCGGACCTCGTCATGGAAGATTCAACGGAAGTGGTGGCCTATGCCACCGCGGGACGACGGGAGGGAGGCTTTCGTGCCGTTTATCTCCACCACGCGGCTCGAATCAGTCTTGCGATTCAAGGATGCTCACGGGTGGTGGACCTTGCGTGTGGGCCGGCCACCCAACTGGCCGAAGTGGCTCAGCTGAACCCGGACATTTCCTTTGTGGGGGTGGATATGTCGGATTCTATGTTGGACCAGGCGCGTGCGTACATTCAAGGTCGGGGGCTGACCAATGTCACTTTTCAAAAATCCGATGTCACGCAACTCGGTATTTTCGAAGAGGGCAGTGTGGATGGGGTTATCAGTACGGTTGCGTTACATCATTTGCCCACGCGAGAACACTTAAAAGACTGTTTTCGTGAGATTCGCCGCATACTGAAACCGGGTGGGGCCATTTTTCTCGCCGATTTAGGCCGACTGAAATCTCTCAAGTCTGTCCTCTATTTTGCCTATAAAGAAGAAAAAACCCAGCCGTATTTGTTCAACCTCGATTTTGAACGGTCTTTGCGGGCGTCTTTTAGTCTGAAAGATTTTCAAGTTCTTACGCGCGAATGCCTCCCAGCTTCGGCCCAGGTGTACAGCACCCATGGGGTTCCATTGTTTATTTTTGTTAAAACGCCGGATCGTCCATTGCCACCTGTCCTTTCAACAAATCTCCGCCTTCAAAGAGCCGCTCTCCCCCGTAAGTTTCGTCGGGATTTGGATGACATGGTTTTTTTCTTTCGAATGGGTGGTCTAAAAAATAATCCCTTTAACTAA
- a CDS encoding HAMP domain-containing histidine kinase, producing MSIGTRFAVAIAALTFFVLLVYSGVLLWAERQHLVREAEKTHWITVDHLGLACGDALLSRNELGLIDFMNQLKTEGALVEAACVNPQGKLLMHTDLTKKGKKADWAPAEPQKIMLTESGVGSRWDYRSPIFQGGDWVATARVVYDGERVLTRLRLALISTVGRFLWLGVGVLLMGTGLSFLAARTLTRPIHALAAGARKIGSGALDTRVSEKAPGELGGLAREFNGMAVRLRELDEMKERILYAISHDLRNPLSAISTAAQVLRSGAFSGEDRTLIESIERGALRLRVMVNNILDAARLREGEIPFRKTVFQVAPLVEELVRLYGPFAKESNKMFMVQFPETLPLLEADEEKTLRIFLNLVANAFKFTQGGDSIVIFSAAQTNGFVEFGVKDTGPGITPERLSRLFQPVRVLNTGPQEGSGLGLSIVKSLVEGHGGRLRVESVVGQGTALFFTLPIHKGIL from the coding sequence ATGAGCATCGGGACCCGATTCGCCGTTGCGATTGCCGCCCTCACGTTTTTTGTCCTCCTGGTCTATTCCGGTGTTCTTCTTTGGGCCGAGCGTCAACACCTTGTTCGCGAGGCAGAAAAAACCCATTGGATTACAGTGGACCACCTCGGATTGGCTTGTGGGGACGCACTCCTGTCCCGGAATGAGTTAGGCCTCATCGATTTTATGAATCAGCTGAAAACGGAAGGTGCCCTAGTGGAAGCGGCCTGCGTGAATCCTCAGGGGAAATTACTCATGCATACGGACTTGACTAAAAAAGGGAAGAAGGCGGATTGGGCTCCGGCTGAACCGCAAAAAATCATGTTGACAGAATCAGGCGTCGGATCCCGCTGGGACTATCGATCTCCCATTTTCCAGGGGGGAGACTGGGTCGCGACCGCGCGGGTGGTTTATGATGGGGAGAGGGTCCTTACTCGACTTCGTCTGGCCCTGATCTCTACGGTGGGGCGTTTTTTGTGGTTGGGTGTCGGTGTGTTGCTCATGGGAACAGGCCTGTCCTTCTTGGCCGCGCGAACCTTGACACGACCCATTCACGCGCTTGCCGCGGGCGCGCGAAAAATCGGATCGGGCGCGTTGGACACTCGGGTATCCGAAAAAGCGCCGGGCGAATTGGGTGGTCTGGCACGGGAATTTAACGGTATGGCGGTTCGGCTGCGGGAACTGGATGAAATGAAGGAACGAATTCTTTACGCCATATCTCACGATTTACGTAATCCGCTCAGTGCCATCAGTACCGCGGCTCAGGTGTTGCGGTCAGGAGCTTTTTCGGGTGAAGATCGGACTCTCATCGAATCTATTGAGAGGGGAGCTCTCCGCTTGAGGGTCATGGTCAATAATATCTTGGACGCGGCCCGGTTAAGAGAAGGGGAAATTCCCTTTCGGAAGACTGTTTTTCAGGTGGCCCCCCTTGTGGAAGAACTGGTTCGACTGTACGGTCCGTTCGCGAAAGAATCCAACAAGATGTTCATGGTTCAGTTTCCCGAAACGCTTCCTCTTCTGGAAGCGGATGAAGAAAAAACCTTGCGCATTTTCTTGAACCTGGTGGCCAACGCGTTTAAATTCACTCAAGGGGGTGATTCTATCGTCATTTTCAGCGCCGCGCAAACCAACGGGTTCGTTGAGTTTGGTGTCAAAGACACGGGGCCCGGAATTACCCCGGAACGGTTGTCGCGTCTCTTTCAGCCCGTCCGCGTTCTGAACACGGGACCTCAAGAGGGTTCAGGGCTGGGACTTTCTATTGTGAAAAGCTTGGTGGAGGGGCACGGAGGACGCCTGCGTGTGGAATCCGTAGTTGGGCAGGGGACCGCTTTGTTTTTTACGTTACCGATTCATAAGGGGATTTTATGA